From a region of the Lactuca sativa cultivar Salinas chromosome 4, Lsat_Salinas_v11, whole genome shotgun sequence genome:
- the LOC111880042 gene encoding protein FAR-RED IMPAIRED RESPONSE 1 isoform X1, protein MSRHITDVIDEETDRDAQIITSPTKDTTNIEMEKDLEVPEGIVFESHESAYSFYQEYAKSMGFTTSIKNSRRSKKSKEFIDAKFACSRYGVTPESDSGTSRRPSVKKTDCKASMHVKRRKDSKWYIHEFIKEHNHELLPALAYHFRIHKNVKLAEKNNIDILHAVSERTKKMYVQMSRQSGAYRNVDFSRNELNYQFDRGRYLALEEGDGQAMLEYFTHIKKENPNFFYAVDLNEDQRLRNLLWVDAKSRKDYINFTDVVSFDISYVRSNDKMPFALFIGVNHHFQAMLLGCAIVADESKTTCVWLMKTWLRAMGGKYPKVVITDQGKAVEAAAMEVFPASRHLFSLWSILEKVPETFAHIIRRHDKFMTKFFKCIYKSLTDEQFDMRWWKLVGRFELQDNEWFHSLYEDRKKWVPSFMRDVFLAGMSTPQRGESVNSFFDKYIHKKVTLKEFVKQYATILQNRYDEEALADFDTWHKQPALKSPSPWEKQMSSIYTHTIFKKFQVEVLGVVGCHPKKEREDGCVTIYTVDDCEKNESFNVTWDESKSEVWCSCLLFEYKGFLCRHTMIVLQICGHSVIPSRYILKRWTKDAKNDDQNKNGVMEKTQNRVQLYNDLCKHAIQLGEEGSLCEESYDIAFRALVDALRACVDVNNKESSNGTVLIRDVEDENLGGVSGNKSKRKSVNKKRKIQSEPEPVMLEARDSLQQMESMSSDGITLHGYYGAQQNVQGLLQLNLMEPPHDGYYVNQQSMQGLGQLNSLAPTHDGFFEAQQSIHGLGHLDFRPPSFGYSMQDEPSLRTNQMHNNPSRHS, encoded by the exons ATGAGTCGACATATAACTGATGTTATCGATGAAGAAACAGACAGAGATGCCCAAATTATCACATCTCCCACAAAAGACACCACAAACATTGAAATGGAAAAAGATCTTGAAGTCCCCGAAGGAATCGTATTCGAATCCCACGAGTCAGCATATTCCTTCTACCAAGAATACGCAAAATCTATGGGATTCACCACATCAATAAAAAACTCGCGAAGGTCAAAAAAGTCAAAAGAATTCATCGATGCTAAATTCGCATGTTCAAGATACGGAGTCACACCAGAATCCGATTCGGGGACAAGTAGGCGTCCAAGTGTGAAAAAAACAGACTGCAAAGCAAGCATGCATGTGAAAAGAAGAAAAGACTCAAAATGGTACATTCATGAATTCATAAAAGAACATAACCATGAACTCTTACCTGCTTTAGCTTACCATTTCCGCATCCACAAAAACGTAAAATTAGCCGAAAAAAACAACATCGATATTCTACACGCGGTTTCTGAACGAACAAAAAAGATGTACGTTCAAATGTCACGACAATCGGGCGCGTATCGTAACGTTGACTTTTCAAGAAACGAGTTAAATTACCAATTTGACCGTGGTAGGTATCTAGCACTTGAAGAAGGTGATGGTCAAGCTATGCTCGAGTATTTCACGCATATCAAAAAAGAAAATCCGAATTTTTTCTACGCGGTTGACTTAAACGAAGACCAACGTTTAAGAAACTTGTTATGGGTCGATGCCAAAAGTAGAAAAGATTACATAAATTTCACCGATGTTGTTTCTTTCGATATTAGTTACGTTAGAAGCAATGACAAAATGCCATTTGCTCTGTTTATTGGAGTGAACCATCATTTTCAAGCTATGCTGCTTGGATGCGCGATTGTCGCAGACGAATCTAAAACAACTTGTGTTTGGTTAATGAAAACGTGGTTAAGGGCAATGGGAGGGAAATATCCGAAAGTTGTGATCACCGATCAAGGAAAGGCGGTGGAGGCGGCCGCCATGGAAGTTTTTCCGGCGAGCCGCCATTTGTTCTCTCTTTGGAGTATCTTAGAGAAGGTTCCGGAGACTTTCGCGCATATTATCAGACGACATGATAAATTCATGACCAAATTCTTCAAGTGTATTTATAAGTCGTTAACAGACGAACAATTCGATATGAGATGGTGGAAACTCGTGGGGAGATTCGAGCTTCAGGATAACGAATGGTTTCATTCGTTATACGAAGATCGAAAAAAGTGGGTCCCGTCGTTTATGCGGGACGTATTTTTAGCGGGAATGTCTACACCTCAACGTGGCGAAAGTGTGAATTCTTTTTTCGATAAATATATTCACAAAAAAGTTACATTAAAAGAATTTGTGAAACAATACGCGACCATTTTACAAAACCGATATGACGAAGAGGCGTTAGCGGATTTCGACACGTGGCATAAACAACCCGCGTTGAAATCACCTTCGCCATGGGAAAAACAAATGTCTAGTATTTACACGCatacaatttttaaaaaatttcaagtTGAGGTTTTGGGGGTTGTTGGGTGTCATCCTAAAAAAGAACGTGAAGACGGATGCGTTACGATATATACGGTTGATGATTGTGAAAAAAACGAAAGTTTTAATGTTACATGGGACGAATCAAAATCCGAGGTTTGGTGTTCTTGTTTGTTGTTTGAGTACAAAGGTTTTCTTTGTAGACACACGATGATTGTTCTTCAAATCTGTGGGCATTCAGTGATTCCATCTCgttatattttaaaaagatggacgaaagaCGCAAAGAATGATGATCAAAATAAAAATGGGGTGATGGAAAAAACACAAAATCGGGTGCAATTATATAATGATTTATGTAAACACGCGATTCAATTGGGTGAAGAGGGATCTTTATGTGAAGAAAGTTATGATATTGCATTTCGTGCACTTGTGGATGCTTTAAGAGCATGTGTGGATGTGAACAATAAAGAATCTAGTAATGGCACTGTTTTGATACGAGATGTTGAGGATGAAAATTTAGGAGGCGTTTCTGGAAACAAGAGTAAAAGAAAGAGtgtaaacaagaaacgaaag ATACAATCAGAACCTGAACCTGTAATGCTTGAGGCACGAGATAGCTTGCAGCAAATG GAAAGTATGAGCTCAGATGGAATAACTCTTCATGGGTATTATGGGGCCCAACAGAATGTACAGGGACTG CTGCAGTTGAACTTGATGGAACCACCTCATGATGGTTATTATGTTAATCAACAAAGCATGCAGGGACTG GGTCAATTAAATTCATTGGCACCAACTCATGATGGATTCTTTGAGGCTCAACAAAGCATACATGGTCTG GGGCATTTGGATTTTAGACCACCAAGCTTCGGTTACAGTATGCAG GATGAACCTAGTTTGCGAACCAATCAGATGCACAACAACCCGTCTAGACATTCATGA
- the LOC111880042 gene encoding protein FAR-RED IMPAIRED RESPONSE 1 isoform X2, producing the protein MSRHITDVIDEETDRDAQIITSPTKDTTNIEMEKDLEVPEGIVFESHESAYSFYQEYAKSMGFTTSIKNSRRSKKSKEFIDAKFACSRYGVTPESDSGTSRRPSVKKTDCKASMHVKRRKDSKWYIHEFIKEHNHELLPALAYHFRIHKNVKLAEKNNIDILHAVSERTKKMYVQMSRQSGAYRNVDFSRNELNYQFDRGRYLALEEGDGQAMLEYFTHIKKENPNFFYAVDLNEDQRLRNLLWVDAKSRKDYINFTDVVSFDISYVRSNDKMPFALFIGVNHHFQAMLLGCAIVADESKTTCVWLMKTWLRAMGGKYPKVVITDQGKAVEAAAMEVFPASRHLFSLWSILEKVPETFAHIIRRHDKFMTKFFKCIYKSLTDEQFDMRWWKLVGRFELQDNEWFHSLYEDRKKWVPSFMRDVFLAGMSTPQRGESVNSFFDKYIHKKVTLKEFVKQYATILQNRYDEEALADFDTWHKQPALKSPSPWEKQMSSIYTHTIFKKFQVEVLGVVGCHPKKEREDGCVTIYTVDDCEKNESFNVTWDESKSEVWCSCLLFEYKGFLCRHTMIVLQICGHSVIPSRYILKRWTKDAKNDDQNKNGVMEKTQNRVQLYNDLCKHAIQLGEEGSLCEESYDIAFRALVDALRACVDVNNKESSNGTVLIRDVEDENLGGVSGNKSKRKSVNKKRKIQSEPEPVMLEARDSLQQMESMSSDGITLHGYYGAQQNVQGLLNLMEPPHDGYYVNQQSMQGLGQLNSLAPTHDGFFEAQQSIHGLGHLDFRPPSFGYSMQDEPSLRTNQMHNNPSRHS; encoded by the exons ATGAGTCGACATATAACTGATGTTATCGATGAAGAAACAGACAGAGATGCCCAAATTATCACATCTCCCACAAAAGACACCACAAACATTGAAATGGAAAAAGATCTTGAAGTCCCCGAAGGAATCGTATTCGAATCCCACGAGTCAGCATATTCCTTCTACCAAGAATACGCAAAATCTATGGGATTCACCACATCAATAAAAAACTCGCGAAGGTCAAAAAAGTCAAAAGAATTCATCGATGCTAAATTCGCATGTTCAAGATACGGAGTCACACCAGAATCCGATTCGGGGACAAGTAGGCGTCCAAGTGTGAAAAAAACAGACTGCAAAGCAAGCATGCATGTGAAAAGAAGAAAAGACTCAAAATGGTACATTCATGAATTCATAAAAGAACATAACCATGAACTCTTACCTGCTTTAGCTTACCATTTCCGCATCCACAAAAACGTAAAATTAGCCGAAAAAAACAACATCGATATTCTACACGCGGTTTCTGAACGAACAAAAAAGATGTACGTTCAAATGTCACGACAATCGGGCGCGTATCGTAACGTTGACTTTTCAAGAAACGAGTTAAATTACCAATTTGACCGTGGTAGGTATCTAGCACTTGAAGAAGGTGATGGTCAAGCTATGCTCGAGTATTTCACGCATATCAAAAAAGAAAATCCGAATTTTTTCTACGCGGTTGACTTAAACGAAGACCAACGTTTAAGAAACTTGTTATGGGTCGATGCCAAAAGTAGAAAAGATTACATAAATTTCACCGATGTTGTTTCTTTCGATATTAGTTACGTTAGAAGCAATGACAAAATGCCATTTGCTCTGTTTATTGGAGTGAACCATCATTTTCAAGCTATGCTGCTTGGATGCGCGATTGTCGCAGACGAATCTAAAACAACTTGTGTTTGGTTAATGAAAACGTGGTTAAGGGCAATGGGAGGGAAATATCCGAAAGTTGTGATCACCGATCAAGGAAAGGCGGTGGAGGCGGCCGCCATGGAAGTTTTTCCGGCGAGCCGCCATTTGTTCTCTCTTTGGAGTATCTTAGAGAAGGTTCCGGAGACTTTCGCGCATATTATCAGACGACATGATAAATTCATGACCAAATTCTTCAAGTGTATTTATAAGTCGTTAACAGACGAACAATTCGATATGAGATGGTGGAAACTCGTGGGGAGATTCGAGCTTCAGGATAACGAATGGTTTCATTCGTTATACGAAGATCGAAAAAAGTGGGTCCCGTCGTTTATGCGGGACGTATTTTTAGCGGGAATGTCTACACCTCAACGTGGCGAAAGTGTGAATTCTTTTTTCGATAAATATATTCACAAAAAAGTTACATTAAAAGAATTTGTGAAACAATACGCGACCATTTTACAAAACCGATATGACGAAGAGGCGTTAGCGGATTTCGACACGTGGCATAAACAACCCGCGTTGAAATCACCTTCGCCATGGGAAAAACAAATGTCTAGTATTTACACGCatacaatttttaaaaaatttcaagtTGAGGTTTTGGGGGTTGTTGGGTGTCATCCTAAAAAAGAACGTGAAGACGGATGCGTTACGATATATACGGTTGATGATTGTGAAAAAAACGAAAGTTTTAATGTTACATGGGACGAATCAAAATCCGAGGTTTGGTGTTCTTGTTTGTTGTTTGAGTACAAAGGTTTTCTTTGTAGACACACGATGATTGTTCTTCAAATCTGTGGGCATTCAGTGATTCCATCTCgttatattttaaaaagatggacgaaagaCGCAAAGAATGATGATCAAAATAAAAATGGGGTGATGGAAAAAACACAAAATCGGGTGCAATTATATAATGATTTATGTAAACACGCGATTCAATTGGGTGAAGAGGGATCTTTATGTGAAGAAAGTTATGATATTGCATTTCGTGCACTTGTGGATGCTTTAAGAGCATGTGTGGATGTGAACAATAAAGAATCTAGTAATGGCACTGTTTTGATACGAGATGTTGAGGATGAAAATTTAGGAGGCGTTTCTGGAAACAAGAGTAAAAGAAAGAGtgtaaacaagaaacgaaag ATACAATCAGAACCTGAACCTGTAATGCTTGAGGCACGAGATAGCTTGCAGCAAATG GAAAGTATGAGCTCAGATGGAATAACTCTTCATGGGTATTATGGGGCCCAACAGAATGTACAGGGACTG TTGAACTTGATGGAACCACCTCATGATGGTTATTATGTTAATCAACAAAGCATGCAGGGACTG GGTCAATTAAATTCATTGGCACCAACTCATGATGGATTCTTTGAGGCTCAACAAAGCATACATGGTCTG GGGCATTTGGATTTTAGACCACCAAGCTTCGGTTACAGTATGCAG GATGAACCTAGTTTGCGAACCAATCAGATGCACAACAACCCGTCTAGACATTCATGA
- the LOC111880060 gene encoding ribonuclease 3 — MKLNGSAFFILFLVIQSFAILTVAKDFDFFYFVQQWPASYCDSRRGCCYPKTGKPAEDFSIHGLWPNYKDGSYPSNCDSSNPFDDSKVANLESVLQKQWPTLACPSGDGLKFWRHEWEKHGTCAESVFDERGYFEAALSLKKKANLLHALENAGIKPTDGKFHTMGQMKDAITKSVGYAPFIECNVDSSGYHQLYQVYQCVDASASNFIECPVFPHGRPCGNKVEFPSFSSASSHDEL; from the exons ATGAAATTGAATGGGAGTGCATTTTTTATCTTATTTCTGGTCATACAATCTTTTGCAATTCTAACCGTTGCTAAAGACTTTGATTTCTTTTACTTCGTTCAACAG TGGCCAGCTTCGTACTGTGACTCAAGGCGTGGTTGTTGCTATCCAAAAACCGGGAAGCCAGCAGAAGATTTCAGCATCCACGGGCTTTGGCCTAATTACAAAGATGGCTCCTATCCTTCTAACTGTGACTCCTCCAACCCTTTCGATGACTCTAAG GTTGCAAATCTTGAAAGTGTGTTACAAAAGCAATGGCCTACACTTGCGTGCCCGAGTGGCGACGGTTTGAAATTTTGGCGTCACGAATGGGAAAAACACGGCACTTGTGCTGAATCGGTTTTTGACGAGCGTGGTTACTTTGAAGCCGCCCTTTCTCTCAAGAAAAAAGCAAACCTCCTCCATGCTCTCGAAAACGCAG GGATTAAACCCACCGATGGGAAATTTCATACAATGGGACAAATGAAAGATGCAATTACAAAGAGTGTGGGTTATGCCCCATTTATAGAGTGCAATGTTGACTCGTCAGGGTACCACCAATTATACCAAGTGTACCAGTGTGTCGATGCATCGGCTTCTAATTTCATCGAATGCCCAGTTTTTCCTCATGGGAGACCTTGTGGAAATAAAGTTGAATTCCCTTCGTTTTCGTCTGCTTCAAGTCATGATGAGCTCTGA